The Montipora foliosa isolate CH-2021 chromosome 1, ASM3666993v2, whole genome shotgun sequence DNA segment ctcccccctctttcattttttgcctctCGTCTCATTTCTCGCGCGGCCAAAACCGAGAATCTCGTTCCTCGGTCTTTctttgctccgaaacagcacggaaacgcttgctacgcaggctacagaGTGTCCGACCGGGCGACCGGGTAATTTTTGTCACTCGCCTGAATCCAAATGttaagccccgtttacacgagcaatttttatgtgacaacttttatgtgataatttttatttgctcgtgtagacgagggaaattggccaatttttatgtCACAAGTACATTTGCCGAAAAGCTGgcgtgttagcttttatgtgacaaataaaagttGTCAGACAcggaaaattgctcgtgtagacgactcgtcacataaaatgtggcaaatatTGGTGGTTCCCAATCTTCCACTGAGAACgcgatcaaaatggcggcctccACGTCGACCAACGCTGCTTCCAGTAGAGGAATTTATTGGCCAGATCGAGTAATGACTTTGTTGCTAGAGGCCGTCAGAGAAAAGGAGAGTCTCTGGAACACCAAAAGCGAGGCATACAAGAACCGAAACGTGAAAAAAGTGCAGTACGAGGAAGTACTGCAGTtgataaaagaagaattgcCAGGGTAGTACTTGGTGTAAGACCAAACTATTATGTCCCCAGTTACACCCATACACTACCTATGACCCTGCAGTATGACCCTGCAGTAGCTACAGTACCTGTAATACCTGTAGTGCCTGTAGTATCTGTAGTACCTGTGGTAGCTGTAACCTATGACCATACAGTAAAAAAAACCCAATTGCCAGACGTTGATTGCGTGTCTCGCCTTTAGGTGTCCAAAGTCATTACTGGCGCACTAAACTTCAAACTGttgacaatagacctttttacggatacggcggccattttgatttctattgtttcgaatagctattatgggatgcccagggggcaaatacatgttaatttgccccctgagcatcccataatgtctttcgaaataatagaaatcaaaatggcccgccgtatcggtaaaaaggtctattatttgCTGTGCCATCTACACTATCaaatatttgtcacataaaaattgctcgtgtaaacggggctttagtcgcctcaggcgaccgggcgccgttagagcacagccttgtaTACATTAAGGACAATGCCTATGGAGAGTCGACAATAGATCAAGGGGTCCCTTACATAGGTCGACCCCCAAGCATTTAAATCAAATCCGTGCCCTGAAATTATTCTTTGGtttttgtgctaatcatcctcaccatcctcactttggagcaaaaattcttttggatTTTGCTCCTGCTAACGgtgctagtgaggatgattagcataaagacaaaatagTAATTTCTCGgacgccatttatgaatacggtctatgcaATGTTGTGTGATctgaagaaattattcttttgtttttgtgctaaTCATTCGCACCATCCTCACTTcggagcaaaaattcttttggatTTTGCTCCTGCTAACGgtgctagtgaggatgattagcataaagacaaaataataatttcttggacgccatttatgaatacggtctatgcaATGTTGTGTGATCTGAAGCATAAAATATTAATTCTCACCCTTTTTGCTGGGCTTGAACTTGAAGTCACCTTTTCCGTTATTAGTAGGAGGCTTTGCGGAAATTCTGGGTCTCCACGGATGAGGCCTCCATGGCCGTCGTCGCCAGCTGTGCGTTGGCTTTGATCGGCAATTCCTTTTGTTATCCGCTTTAAGGTAACAATTCCTGCAATCCATGAGATTGTCATCACATGTTGGACACACAATGTATGGATTGACACAATTGTCATAGTCAGGGTGGATGCAATTGTCGTCTTCCCCAGTAAATTCCGAGTGTAGTAGTTTCTCATGACATCCTTTTGAAGTACAGGGGAGCGGCGGtctagaaactgaaaacaatgcagCAGTAAAAGGATATTTTCGTAATAGTCGACTGCGAGGAATGCCTTCTTTTTGCCAGGTACAGAAGAAATTAAAGTAATgtgcagtgttttatcggggctTAGAAACACGAGGCGTGGCTCAACTTGTAGTAaaggatttaaataaaagaaacttactttaGTCTGCTCTTGCGTTATTTTGCGTTAGTCTTTGTGGCAGCTGAGGCGTTCTAAAGTCGTTCTAAAGCCATTTTGACGATTTAAACTTTTCCAGGTTTGCTTTCcattaaaagttatttttagacgagcggaagtctttgttctaggggaagtctgtcttccgagacgtccgcatgcagtcttgcttcgctctcaggttcttagtgaaaagagaaaatgatggcgcacgtggaaggctgatgaatatatgttttctttcaaacatcggaccgaggttggcctgcatgcggacgtctcggaagacttccgctcgtctaaaaataactttcgtggacatgacatatcccaagggctggaccgggagcctccttctctgcccctcattttctcttgccgacactgaacaatttaaacTCATGCAGTCAGTCATAAACGCTCTCGGCTTtgttgttgataagtatacAGCGCTCTCGTTAAAGTCCAAATATGACGCCTATATTTCCCCGTTTTTCAACTTTTCGTTTAAATATCTATAGTATCTGGGGTgtagtatttaaaaaaaaaattcccccGGTAGGTATCCACACCGAGCCGAGCCAGTTGGGCCCTGGTAACTAATGACTTCAAAGAAAGTAACCTGATATATGAGCGAAAATTTTTTGAAGTACTTAACTCCAGACACTATAAATGCTTaaacgaaaagttaaaaaaaggtgaaaaaaaataagcgtcacagggtcttaaaataacctTTGCCGTGTTTCGGAGTTTGAGCAGCTTACACTTGCTTATTGACATTGTCcgacttaattaattcaattttaagTTACgtttaatagtttcaatattaattttgtgttttGGTAGTAGCTCAAGTGTAGTAAAAAACGGCATCATCATATAAAGGGTCACGAAACATGTGTTGGCATGTTTATACACAAGCTTTATTAAAGACTAGTTGGGTTTAACAGACAAATCCGAAGATAAGGTAGGGTATTTGAATTGAACACCATTTTCGCCCGAGGGTGCAGGAATTTGAaagatccaatcttcaaaagttcaaatgccccgGGATtgcctggggggggggggggggggtgttgaagAGTTGATTGGCGCATAATGTCTACTTCGCCTTCCACACAAGGAAAACGgaaagtttcatcgattttcaGTCGCAGTTTCTTGCAAATTTCTAGACTTGAACTTCGCTCCATATGAGTCCTTTTGTTTCCCCATATAAACCTTACATTGTCACAAATAGAGTCTGAGTTACCTGTGGTAAACTCTCATGTACCTTCTGTAGAAATGACAGGTGTTATAAACTAAGTATTTAAATGCCCAGGCCTGTTAAGCTAATTAAAGAGCTTGCTTACAGCTTGAAATAATTAGATAATCAAGATCCTTACATTGTTTTAATGCCTCAAACACAGCATCAAAGCCAGGAATACCATTCTCAGTTGTATTGTTTGACGTGAATTCAATCAAAAGGAAACGACCGCTGGAAAACAGGTTCGTCGTGGGCTCAACAGGGCATATCTTATCAAGCGAACGATTTGATGAATGCCGTCCATCTCGGATGCTCAGAGAGTCACTAGGGTATGATCTCAATTTCTTAAGTTTAATTTTTACAAAACGTCCCTCGGGTACTGTGATCAACCATGAGCAATTAATGCTGCTTGATGAGTTCGTGGGGAACAAGGGCCACAGGATCCTCCCTTTGATATCAAAGAGCTTCTCTTTTTGACCAACGCACTGCCTTACAGCAACTGGGAATGAAATAAAAGACACGATATttacaacaagaaaacaagaatttagaaaaaattgttttatgtgATAATCTTACTTATAAACAATATACAAACTGTGGCCATTTTCGTCTATTTGCGctatcaaaaccaattgagttttTCACAATGCAATGGTTTATTCCGCGGCTATCCCTAGTCACCCTTTTTAACAACTTGGGTCAGATTTCCAAAAAGTCCTCTAGTTTGCAGCGAACTGTGTTTTGAGTTAAGATAATCAACCAAAGGATAAATTAGAGTTGTTTTCTTACATTTGTCAACGGCTTCAAACACAGCAAGGAACAGAATATCTTTTTCCAGGGAGGAATTTACTtgaatccaaagctgaatgtaGCTGAAAACCAATGTTTTTTCTCCAATTATATCATCTTCCCTGAAAGTTTCCAAATGCTTCATAGAAGAATTCTGACCATCTCGAATTTGAAGAACTGCATCTTGGACTGACGAGAAATTAAGTATCTTCAACATTAACAGTTTTCCATCAGGTATTGTTACCATCCAAGTGCATGATGAATTGGAGGCGTTGAGAGTGCCTCTACTGGCCTTCAGATGTGTAATGTTCCCTGATACGCATGCTCCATTCGACACTAAAATGACCAGATTTAACGTTTTAGTCCATTGAGTCTGCGATTATTTcagtcagcaccaagaacaacGACCTCTGCCAAGTTTCCAGATGTGCGAAGACGAAATGAAAGATGATGTTTGTTTCGAATTCCGGAGATTCCCGGCGCAGAAGATACGGAAGCCCGTGAATTTTTGGGCTTCCTACCTGGGTAGAGGTCTTTACTTTCGGTGCCGACCGAAAAAAATGGGGCATCTGAGACGAAAATAAAGAAGTTAGAGGGGGAAGACGATGGAGCACAACTTATAACTAAAATCAGCAATTTTCCTAGCTGAaaacaacctcgtttccagggcttttctccgccccTACCTCGggggagaaaagccctgggaacaaggttgaggTGAAAATTGGTTTTGGAGAAAATTccttctgacgaagggctaacgctcagcTCACAAATATCTCTTGCGTTAGTTAATACATCTTTATCAACTAATTTACTCGTTTCACTAGCCAGACTCTTTTGACCCCTGGACAATTTAAAAAACTATGGTCAATGGTCTCTCGTGGCGGACAAGAGGCGCATCTACCAGATGAGATACAACCCCCTTTGAAAAGGGACTCACGAACCTTGACGCCGCAGACGATAATAAGCCAAAATGACATCGTTCTTATAATTCTCAGTGAACGAAACCAGGATAAGAGACGAATGACCATCGAGGGAGAACCCCTGTCCGAATGACCTGGGACCATTGACGGGACAAGATTGGCGGAGATGACTTGACTGAAAGGAGCTTTCGATACAAGGTTTTACAAACTAGGGCACTGTCTCCCACCCTGGAAGGACAAGCGACGCCCCAAAAAGTATTTGCACAGGAAAAAGCTAGAATCATCAGGAGAATTAAGCACGGAGGCCATCTCTGCCAATCTCAAAGCCTGTGCCTATAGGACGAAATTGGCAAGATTGACACCCCCGAATTTCAATTCAAAAAGCAAGTGTTACGACTAACAATCCCCATTTTTGAGGCCCATAGGAAGGGCCAGATCAAGGCATTAACCCGCGCAATGACCCATTTTGGCACGGTAAGAACTCTGGCAAGGTAAACCAGCTTGCTCAAACCAAGTGCATTGATAATTAGAGCCTTAACGGGAAAGGACAGGGATCTCGACTTCCAGAGATTGAgggatttctccagtttctcaaGTTTAGGCTGCCAATTAAAATGCTGTGTAGGGATGGTGCCAAACAGTACCCCCAAGATTTTCATTTTCGTAACCCAGGTGAGGCTCAAAGGCTCATCACAACGACACCTCGAAGTCCTCAGCCacattttttcagttttggtgCGATTCACCGGTGCCCCTTTCATAGACATTAACACCACTGAAGAGATTGAGTACAGTCGTGGTGTCGTCCGCATACAAGCGAACACGTGCTTACCGCCTTCTTGCACCAGGGAGGAGGAACCCCTCAACCCCCGAACAACGGCGAATGAGGGACGCTAATACCTCAACACAAAGGACGTAAAGTAAGAGCGACAAAGGGCCCCCATGACGCCCCCCGCGCGCAAGGGAAATCCTCTGAGATAGCCAAACGTTAAAGATAATCTGCATAAAGGCACCATTGTAAAAGGTTGGGATCCACCGGAAAAACCCGGGTCCAAAACCATTAACCTGAAGAAGTTGCAAGAGAAAGAAACGGTTGACACGGTCAAAAGCTTTCTCCTGGTCAAGGCTGACTAAGATTGCGGATTCATCAGTCCGTTGAATGTAGTCCAAGACATCACGCAAAAGAGTAACATTAGAAAAGATACTTTTTGCCAGGAACGGAGCAAGTCTGATCAAGGTGGACAATATATTCAAGACCTTTTTGGAAAGACGAGAAGTGATCGCTTTAGAAATAATCTTATAGTCCACATTCAAAAGAGAGATGGGCCGCCAGTTTTTTAAGTGCTTAACGTCACCACGCTTCTTAAAAATGAGGCGGGTGATGCTACCCTTCATCGAGCCACAAAGCTCGCCATCGGACGAAGCACGTTGAGGGGGAGAAAGGGACTTTTCAACGGATTCTAAACAACGCTGTTTAAAAAACGCGTCGATAGGCTCGTCAGTGAAGAGATCTTAATAGAAGCGCACGTGCGCACGTTTAATTCCTTCACGCGTGAACACCTCTACATCATCAGAATTAAGAATAGGAAAAACAATATTACGCTCGAAGCGTTCACGttcaaactgaaagaaaagcgCGCAGGCCTTTCTCCCTCCTCAAGCCACTGAACTCTAGAACGGAATTTAGAACCGTCTAACTCATTCAAGGTAAGAGCCTTAAGCTTACTTTCGAGCTCGGAAATTTCAGGACTAACTTAGGAAGCACCAGAAGTAAGTTGAAGTTTTAGCTTAATAATCCGGTTAACTAAAAGAACACGCACATGCGAGAGATCCCTGCTCTTTTTCCTGGCAAAGAAAATTATCTCAGAGCGGATGGAGTTTTTAAAAAAGTCCCACCAAACTTTAACGGAAGAAAAGTGTTGCAAGCAATTGCCTAAATGATCGATATCATTCGAAATAGAGTCACAAAACACATCATCATTCAAAAGTGAATTATTTTAAACTTCCAAATGCCAGGACCAGGAGGATTACCGTATTTTTTCGAATAATAGTTAGCCGTCCCTCGATTAATCGCCTCCCTTTGAccgaaatatttaaaataatcgCCTCCCTCGAATaatcgcccccccccccctccccctacccTCTTATCCAGTTAAAGTCATCAGCgatgacaagagaaaatgaggggacagagagggaggctcaaggcgttggccgggatatgttatgtccacgaaagttatttttagacgagcgaaagtctttgttctaggggaagtctgtcttccgagacgtccgcatgcagtcttg contains these protein-coding regions:
- the LOC138002063 gene encoding dorsal-ventral patterning tolloid-like protein 1, translated to MLLRSFHFGLCVLLQILNAEVSNGACVSGNITHLKASRGTLNASNSSCTWMVTIPDGKLLMLKILNFSSVQDAVLQIRDGQNSSMKHLETFREDDIIGEKTLVFSYIQLWIQVNSSLEKDILFLAVFEAVDKFAVRQCVGQKEKLFDIKGRILWPLFPTNSSSSINCSWLITVPEGRFVKIKLKKLRSYPSDSLSIRDGRHSSNRSLDKICPVEPTTNLFSSGRFLLIEFTSNNTTENGIPGFDAVFEALKQFSRPPLPCTSKGCHEKLLHSEFTGEDDNCIHPDYDNCVNPYIVCPTCDDNLMDCRNCYLKADNKRNCRSKPTHSWRRRPWRPHPWRPRISAKPPTNNGKGDFKFKPSKKGMGEAVKIALYCIAGGFLSFIVICTSYKCIRCIAKPRREEEEEEEEDTLAALEKQGIELTESVRRKIEWEREYREMLASI